One Rissa tridactyla isolate bRisTri1 chromosome 1, bRisTri1.patW.cur.20221130, whole genome shotgun sequence DNA segment encodes these proteins:
- the SERPINE3 gene encoding serpin E3 — translation MLPIFFSTFILSACCCLTKGNCISYDELKELKTEFAINLYRHVSEAENRTNLVISPASVAASLELLQFGAQGNTFTELQDALGYNIHDQSVQDFLHVVYEGATDSSQGTVVQLACSFFVDAGVQLSPRFAARAARWANSSLQQTNFTDPNRTAAQIQEWIASNLGGGDVRGIPLESAGSPLSQVTLVSTMYFKSTWQKKFSFMDTQMLPFTTAEGSTLKVPTMHHTADVNYGQFQTAALEAFNVLELPYLGEKLSMVLVLPSHKRTPLSQIESHLSAKTINLWANSLKRTKMDIFLPRFSIQSLFDLKTVFSALGIRDAFDPITANFKGISEEGSLYLSEAIHKAEIKVTEDGTKASGTTAMVLLKRSRTPIFKADRPFTFFLRQANTGSVLFIGRVTNPS, via the exons ATGTTGCCCATTTTCTTCTCTACATTTATCCTGTCTGCTTGCTGCTGCTTAACCAAGGGAAACTGCATCTCCTATGATGAGCTGAAAGAGCTGAAGACTGAATTTGCCATCAATCTCTACCGCCATGTATCCGAAGCAGAGAACAGAACCAATCTGGTCATCTCCCCAGCAAGTGTGGCTGCTTCTTTGGAGCTGCTGCAATTTGGAGCCCAAGGAAATACCTTTACAGAGCTGCAGGATGCCCTAGGATACAACATTCATG ATCAAAGTGTGCAGGACTTCTTGCACGTGGTGTATGAAGGAGCCACTGACTCCAGCCAAGGCACGGTGGTCCAGCTGGCGTGTTCCTTCTTCGTGGACGCCGGGGTGCAACTCTCACCCCGCTTCGCTGCACGTGCTGCACGCTGGGCAAACAGCAGCCTGCAGCAAACCAACTTCACCGACCCCAACAGGACCGCAGCCCAAATACAGGAATGGATCGCCAGTAACCTTGGGG GTGGGGATGTGCGTGGCATTCCGTTGGAGAGTGCTGGGTCACCACTCAGCCAGGTCACCCTGGTGAGCACCATGTACTTCAAAAGCACGTGGCAAAAGAAGTTTTCCTTTATGGATACCCAGATGTTGCCTTTTACCACAGCAGAGGGCTCAACCCTGAAAGTGCCCACAATGCATCACACAGCCGACGTTAACTACG GCCAATTCCAGACTGCAGCTCTGGAGGCCTTCAACGTGCTCGAGTTACCTTACCTGGGGGAGAAACTCAGCATGGTCCTAGTGCTTCCCAGCCACAAAAGAACACCTTTGTCCCAGATTGAGTCTCACCTTTCTGCCAAAACCATAAACCTCTGGGCCAACAGCTTAAAGAGAACGAAGATGGACATTTTTCTCCCTAG GTTCAGTATTCAAAGCCTTTTTGACCTAAAGACAGTTTTTTCTGCCTTGGGAATTAGAGACGCATTTGATCCCATCACTGCtaattttaaaggtatttcaG aggaaggtaGTCTTTATCTTTCAGAAGCTATTCACAAAGCAGAGATCAAAGTAACAGAAGACGGTACGAAGGCATCAGGAACTACAG CAATGGTATTACTAAAAAGATCTCGAACGCCTATCTTCAAAGCAGACAGACCTTTCACATTTTTCCTGAGACAAGCTAACACAG GTTCAGTACTTTTTATAGGAAGAGTTACAAATCCTTCATAA